The stretch of DNA GGTCAGCTCTTTTTCCTTGAACTCGAAGCTGCCCTTGCCCTTCAAGTCATAGCGGCGATCCAGCTCCTTGACGGCGTTCTCGACGGCGTTGGTGACTTCATGTTTGTCCAGTTCGGATACCACGTCGAACGACGGCATGTAATTTCTCCAATAAAAAAGGGGCGCGGCTCAGTAGAGATGGAGCACGCCCGGGCTAAAATGCCCGGGCATTATAGCGGTTCTTTCGCCTCGTTCACTGCGGGCAGCCTTACGGAGTAAAAACTGATGTCGACCACCTGGCACGTCCTCGGCGCCGGCAGCCTCGGAACACTGTGGGCCGCCCGCCTGGCCCGCGCCGGGCTGCCCGTGCGCCTGATCCTGCGGGATCCCGGGCGGTTGGCGAGCTATCAGACGGCCAATGGCCTGACCCTGGTCGAGCAAGGCGTGGCTCAAACCTACCCGGTCGTCGGCGAAACCTCCGACAGCCCTGGGCAAATTCATCGCCTGCTGGTGGCATGCAAGGCCTACGACGCCCAGGAAGCCGTCGCACAGCTGGAACATCGACTGGTGCCGGACGCCGAACTGATCCTGTTGCAAAACGGGCTGGGCAGCCAGGACGCAGTCGCCGCCCAACTGCCCCAGGCACGCTGCATCTTCGCCTCCAGCACCGAAGGCGCGTTTCGCGAGAGTGACTGGCGAGTAGTGTTTGCCGGCCATGGCTACACCTGGCTGGGGGATGCTCGGCACCCTACTCCGCCGCTGTGGCTGGATGACCTGCAAGCCGCCGGCATTCCCCATGAGTGGAGCACCGACATCCTCACCCGCCTGTGGCGCAAACTGGCCCTGAACTGCGCCATCAA from Pseudomonas sp. NC02 encodes:
- a CDS encoding putative 2-dehydropantoate 2-reductase; protein product: MSTTWHVLGAGSLGTLWAARLARAGLPVRLILRDPGRLASYQTANGLTLVEQGVAQTYPVVGETSDSPGQIHRLLVACKAYDAQEAVAQLEHRLVPDAELILLQNGLGSQDAVAAQLPQARCIFASSTEGAFRESDWRVVFAGHGYTWLGDARHPTPPLWLDDLQAAGIPHEWSTDILTRLWRKLALNCAINPLTVLYQCRNGELQAHQCEVATLCAELADLLECCGQPAAAEDLHSEVERVIQATAANYSSMYQDVASARRTEISYLLGYACQAAARHQLSLPHLQQLQARLVRQLSARGLPSD